The proteins below are encoded in one region of Pectinophora gossypiella chromosome 26, ilPecGoss1.1, whole genome shotgun sequence:
- the LOC126378411 gene encoding zinc finger protein 883-like has protein sequence MESNLNMELSSVKVESLELDIDIKTENDNDLEKDTWQTYIWVCSLCHVDFKTVEELRSHTKEEHNMCNAFACFDCKKNYMLFEEFIKHIREHREALGSNCQYCKESFTSEELCNEHVNTHLNGSQKICKLCGEILPIASSLDEHKQLYGQTVRANGEVEKKSWKDYTWICQICSTKYPDSEALRVHAQAAHNRCFAFRCADCQQQTTNYNQFVAHVASHKPHLRNYCQYCNEYFPIVSQMSRHVVRHVAGAQRPCHVCGQLLDHTLLDKHRKMFSGSDTELAKIKTKRTYKKKPPPTIDELTCKICLKVWDTKRKLTIHTRTHNETRPRNYACPICNKAFRKKGTMQDHAASHSAVKTEICLVCKKEFHTKRGLKAHLLTHSDIKPFICDECGASFRSKRAVQRHLTTHSQKKSFKCSQCERVFKYKENLITHSHYHTGTKIYPCEICEKQFSTWINCDRHMFKKHGVKLAKTKNTAQGSLNIDKATGEVNPLKMDEKTLEWMDNMLKDERKRKDSNETNVA, from the exons ATGGAATCTAATTTAAACATGGAACTAAGCAGTGTAAAGGTAGAGTCTCTGGAATTAGATATAGatataaaaacagaaaatgatAATGACTTAGAAAAAGATACTTGGCAAACATATATTTGGGTTTGTTCTCTATGTCATGTTGATTTTAAAACTGTAGAAGAACTGAGGTCTCACACCAAGGAAGAGCATAATATGTGCAATGCCTTTGCCTGTTTCGATTGCAAGAAAAATTACATGTTGTTTGAAGaatttataaaacatattcGAGAGCACAGAGAAGCTTTAGG ATCCAACTGTCAATATTGCAAAGAATCATTCACTAGTGAGGAACTGTGTAATGAACATGTGAACACCCATCTAAATGGATCACAGAAGATCTGCAAATTATGTGGAGAGATATTACCAATTGCAAGTTCGTTGGACGAACATAAACAATTATATGGACAGACTGTGCGTGCTAATGGAGAGGTTGAGAAGAAGTCATGGAAGGACTATACTTGGATATGTCAG ATCTGCAGTACAAAGTATCCCGACTCGGAAGCCTTGCGTGTGCATGCGCAGGCAGCCCACAACCGTTGCTTCGCGTTCCGCTGCGCCGACTGCCAGCAACAGACGACCAACTACAACCAATTTGTCGCTCATGTCGCCTCACATAAACCTCATTTAAG GAACTACTGCCAATACTGCAACGAGTACTTCCCAATCGTCTCCCAGATGAGCCGCCACGTGGTGCGCCACGTCGCCGGCGCACAGCGCCCCTGCCACGTGTGCGGCCAGCTGCTAGACCACACACTGCTGGACAAACATAGGAAGATGTTCTCAG GGTCCGACACAGAACTCGCTAagattaaaacaaaaagaacttACAAGAAGAAACCACCTCCAACCATAGACGAATTAACTTGCAAAATTTGTCTGAAAGTCTGGGACACTAAGCGTAAATTGACAATACACACTCGCACCCACAACGAAACTAGACCCAGGAACTATGCTTGCCCTATTTGCAATAAGGCTTTCCGAAAAAAAGGAACTATGCAGGACCATGCTGCGTCCCATAGCGCTGTCAAAACTGAAATTTGTCTAGTATGCAAGAAGGAATTTCACACAAAACGCGGTCTAAAAGCGCACTTATTAACCCATAGTGACATAAAACCTTTCATATGCGACGAATGCGGGGCGAGTTTTAGATCTAAGCGAGCCGTTCAGAGACATTTGACGACACATTCACAAAAGAAAAGTTTCAAGTGTTCCCAATGCGAAAGAGTGTTTAAGTACAAAGAGAATTTGATAACGCATAGCCATTACCACACAGGGACCAAAATTTACCCTTGTGAGATTTGCGAGAAGCAATTTTCGACTTGGATCAATTGTGACCGTCATATGTTTAAGAAACATGGTGTGAAGTTAGCGAAGACTAAGAACACTGCTCAGGGAAGCTTGAATATAGACAAAGCGACAGGAGAAGTGAATCCGTTGAAAATGGATGAAAAAACTTTAGAATGGATGGATAATATGTTAAAAGATGAGAGGAAACGAAAGGATTCGAATGAAACTAATGTAGCGTAG